The Lentzea guizhouensis genome contains a region encoding:
- a CDS encoding DUF5984 family protein yields the protein MIRFRFRLRPLADVEPWGDRTLHWFALTDGWYWIEVDGHRLFHHPANADVGQPSPVDYYVVRLWEDVQEVLPALLEPVPADLVHLMTSDQDAWYGMAAEDAETALDWYSSHFMYTSYLAASPYILWWRSVADQDTITVDWRHRAGSGSGLDCTVPRRGRATVATEMFLRAVEEFDRELIAAMDQRIADIEAGGLAADIRVDLEQLRHEHRHRAGSLAAAMRRVPATDWTAVREDAARIFSTRTPDVQKPLGWSESQSV from the coding sequence GTGATCCGTTTTCGATTCCGTCTCAGACCGCTGGCCGACGTGGAGCCCTGGGGTGATCGCACCCTGCACTGGTTCGCTTTGACGGACGGCTGGTACTGGATCGAAGTGGACGGGCACAGGTTGTTCCACCACCCGGCGAACGCCGATGTCGGACAACCCTCACCTGTCGACTACTACGTCGTCCGCTTGTGGGAGGACGTCCAGGAAGTGCTGCCGGCTCTGCTGGAACCGGTGCCCGCGGATCTCGTCCACCTCATGACCAGTGATCAGGACGCGTGGTACGGAATGGCTGCTGAGGACGCGGAAACGGCTCTCGACTGGTACAGCAGCCATTTCATGTACACGAGTTACCTCGCCGCCTCCCCGTACATCCTGTGGTGGCGATCGGTCGCCGACCAGGACACGATCACCGTCGACTGGCGGCACCGCGCCGGGAGCGGAAGCGGACTTGATTGCACCGTGCCGAGGCGGGGACGGGCGACTGTCGCCACCGAAATGTTCCTGCGAGCCGTGGAGGAGTTCGACCGAGAACTGATTGCCGCTATGGACCAGCGCATCGCCGACATCGAGGCCGGCGGCCTGGCCGCGGACATCCGAGTCGACCTCGAGCAACTCCGCCACGAACACCGGCATCGTGCAGGATCCCTGGCGGCCGCCATGCGGCGCGTACCCGCCACAGATTGGACAGCCGTTCGCGAGGACGCCGCGCGTATCTTCTCGACGCGGACCCCGGACGTTCAGAAGCCGCTGGGATGGAGTGAGAGCCAGTCGGTGTGA
- a CDS encoding DUF3885 domain-containing protein, with protein sequence MSDDLSVLWQQQWPHCPPLADNLKHVYRDRWVRFHSLPESKRYPDDSSEYDIVLHRYNTVLDELFRGEEVRIVTATWSDGPEPPALPECHSRWHPGACHWTSLRTDEDETDPDFITYIHLYASRVPWRRDLVDDLLRAVADDLTAGVMITSLTFDRIHHPYDGGADILLPTAVDRDAVKHRHTDWLSLHPSGF encoded by the coding sequence GTGTCTGACGACTTGTCGGTGCTGTGGCAACAGCAGTGGCCCCACTGTCCTCCGCTGGCCGACAACTTGAAGCACGTCTACCGGGACCGGTGGGTGCGCTTCCACAGCCTGCCGGAATCCAAGCGCTATCCCGATGACAGTTCCGAGTACGACATCGTGCTCCACCGCTACAACACGGTCCTGGACGAACTGTTCCGCGGGGAGGAAGTCCGGATCGTCACAGCCACCTGGTCGGACGGCCCCGAGCCTCCGGCGCTGCCCGAGTGTCATTCGCGCTGGCATCCCGGTGCATGTCACTGGACGTCCTTGCGCACCGACGAGGACGAAACAGATCCGGACTTCATCACCTACATCCATCTATACGCAAGCCGCGTGCCCTGGCGACGTGATCTGGTGGACGACTTGCTTCGGGCTGTGGCCGACGACCTCACCGCTGGAGTGATGATCACAAGCCTGACCTTCGACCGGATCCACCACCCGTACGACGGAGGCGCCGACATCCTCCTGCCCACGGCTGTCGACCGCGACGCTGTGAAACACCGTCACACCGACTGGCTCTCACTCCATCCCAGCGGCTTCTGA